A stretch of Lathyrus oleraceus cultivar Zhongwan6 chromosome 6, CAAS_Psat_ZW6_1.0, whole genome shotgun sequence DNA encodes these proteins:
- the LOC127092130 gene encoding dof zinc finger protein DOF3.5, whose product MESGWKATTEISPNCPRCGSSNTKFCYYNNYSLTQPRYFCKGCRRYWTKGGSLRNVPVGGGCRKNRRGNNKTLLKPQSYAPILRTNNVSSSSSSSLVTEYHKPNIDLALVYANFLNQKPGSQKNTFDPSLESSRLLSNVEVGSSSLNLSELELGFKGCLNLQEQLLVPTTSTSVTCFGEFELDSMPTLRKDRNHDDGRVNFELPPLPGEEGSSSHDDHVMWSNSEMMINLPFQVTQPPPPPPLLGLDQIHHADLLIGNWSPFDFPRDASFSRPC is encoded by the coding sequence ATGGAGAGTGGTTGGAAAGCTACAACTGAAATATCACCAAATTGTCCAAGATGTGGTTCTTCCAACACAAAATTCTGCTACTACAACAACTACAGCTTAACTCAACCAAGATACTTTTGCAAAGGATGCAGAAGATACTGGACAAAAGGTGGATCCCTCAGAAACGTCCCTGTTGGTGGTGGTTGCAGAAAAAACAGAAGAGGTAACAACAAAACCTTATTGAAACCACAATCTTATGCTCCTATTTTGAGGACTAATAATGTTTCATCTTCTAGTTCCTCCTCATTGGTCACTGAATATCATAAACCCAATATTGATCTTGCTTTAGTTTACGCAAATTTCCTTAATCAAAAGCCTGGTTCTCAAAAAAACACTTTCGACCCTTCTTTGGAAAGTTCGAGGCTATTATCGAATGTTGAAGTTGGTTCGAGTAGTTTAAATTTGTCGGAACTAGAACTTGGTTTCAAAGGGTgtttgaatcttcaagaacagttacTAGTCCCAACCACATCCACATCGGTAACTTGTTTTGGTGAGTTCGAACTCGATTCTATGCCGACTCTTCGAAAAGATAGAAATCATGATGATGGTAGAGTGAATTTTGAGCTACCACCTTTGCCAGGTGAAGAGGGTTCATCATCAcatgatgatcatgtgatgtggTCCAATTCCGAAATGATGATAAACCTTCCATTTCAAGTCACTCAACctccaccaccaccaccactTCTTGGTCTTGATCAAATTCATCATGCAGACTTGTTAATTGGTAATTGGAGCCCTTTTGATTTTCCAAGGGATGCTTCTTTTTCTAGGCCATGTTAA